CACCTTAAAGAGGTATTTTAACAATGTTGAAGCCTAATGTAGCATCTACTCATCCAGACTCAACCTAACTCTCAAGTTTACCAAACCAGAAACTACACTAAAGAATGCCATAAAAAAAGGTTTTCAAAATAGAATTTAACTCAAAACAGTTCCATCTTGCATTTCGAACCAGCGAGGAAATGGGGACTAAATGTTAACAAGCGAAGATTCACAATGTAGGCTAGACCAATACATAATATGAACAAGACCAAAAAAATGCATTCTTATTCTTATTCAAGTCACCAGAAAAACCTTAGCTACGCTGTATAAGCACACCAAAACAGCCCTTCAAGATTAAAGGCAACTAATTTAAAGCAAGACGACGTCACTGTTCACATGTTCTTCAAGCTAACTTATCATTCTTCCTAAGTTTATATAATAGCTTGTATTAACCATTTCGTCGCACATTCAGAGTATACAGAGCAACAAACAGATTTAAATAGGTCGAGACGACGCAAACGACAAAACCAATCAACGACTACATTTTACTTCTAAGAAATTAAAGACGAAGGTAGGACGAATGTGATTACCTTCTTTGTGACAGCGAACTGAAGCTATTGTCGTCGTCGAGTCTCCGAATCCGCTCCAAACAGTCCTTGCTCAGCCGAGAACTTGAAAGAAGATTTCGataacccaaaaaaaaacttAAGGGAAAAAATGGAATTTTCTCAGAACCTAATTTTCTAAGGCAATAGGAATTTTATAAGAGGGAAACTTATGAAAAATAAAAGAGACTTTTTCTTTGTGGttgttcaacttttttttttttcgactTGACTGATCTCTCTTTCCACTGATCTCTGCCCCCTTAACAGCCCATAGAGGGGCTGTATTTATAGCCAAAGGATTGGGGCATTTCAACAGCTTCTTCAAGAAAGCCTTTTGCCTTTAAATTCGAATTTAAAAAAGGAGGGAAATTAACGTTTTCAACAGATGAGGTGATGAAAATAGGGATGGGACTCACCATGAAATCCGCTGAAATCGCACATGGAGCCTGCAAGCTTCAGAGATGGAGTGTGAGAACGGAGAAGAGGGGTGTAGGTAGCGGATTTTGTGGGATATGGGCGTGGTGGTGGTGAGGTGACGTGATGGGGGGTGGGGTGGCGACGATGTGGACGAGAGAGAGGTGAGACACGTTTGGTTAGGGTTGTTGATTTAGAAgaaaggggttgtttggttgctTAGTTAGAATGGAAAGAAAGTTGAAGACTTAGTTTTAGGTGGGGTTTGGGCCGGGTCGGTTGGGGGTTGGGCTGGACGTTTTGGGTTAAGTGTTGGGCTGCTGTGAATTGAAGTTGGAATGGGGTTATTTGGCCCAAAGGGTTAGTTGATGAATTAAAATATTTCAAATATAGTAGAGTAAATCCGAATTTCCCCATTCTTTTTTcataaagttttaaaaaaaatatacttctttGTCCTAATTATTTCTCAAAAAATGTGTACATATGAAAATTATAATACAAGTAATTTGATATACGTATTTAGTTTGAAATAGAATAAACGATGATTAACAAAGTAATAAATAGGATCAAAGAAAAAATGACAACGCCAATATTGATATAGGAATATCAATACTATTTTTGAGTGATTTAATTGTAAAGAACTATGTTTagtaatttttaaaattaaaaatacgGTATTTGGTAATTTTTAAGAAACAATAAGAATGTTCTTAACTTTAGAGAAATATATCTCGAAAAATAGCGtaataattaatgaaaatattccaaactcattCTGGTGAATTTTCAGGACTGAGAAGCATAGTGGAATTAATTAAACGAAAaagagggccaaaattgggtgtcaacagcttgtccctcttcgaccaggGATGATGAAAGAGTCATTAGACGAAGACGATGACGTAAAACCCGATTTTGTCCCGACGAGTATATCAGATTGGGTTCGGAAAGGGTATAAGTGAAAAAGAGTAATTCTTTTAGGAATCGAGAGGTGAGTTTATAAATTCGACCGAACTCTGGTtcctgagtagcctacatatctcgAGTCATAAGAGAATCAGGTCGATGTAGTTCGAACAAGGAGACAGTAAAATTTTGAGAGGTCCTCAGAATTCTGCCACAGTGTCTGAATTATGAGGACACTGGTTCTCTTGTCATGGACAGGGGATAGTACTTTTATTGAAAATTCGAAAGATTAAGTTGTTGAAAGCTTTTGAGTGATCCTCAAAAATTTATCCTAGTATTGTAGTTATGGTAACACGAGGTTTCAGAGATGGAAAGAGTAGTGCTTTCAACATGAGCGAAAATGGCTAGAGTGGAATATGACTAGCTTGACTATGAGTCCCCTACGTATTGAAGAGGACGGGAGTTAACTCAGTTAAAAGAAAACGAGAAGATAGAAAATTTTGAAGGATCcttaaaattttgtcccagtgtcgaattatggtgACACTAGATGTTGTTAAGAATATGTTGTCAAGTTTTGGGAAAGATTGTTGATGAAAACAGGTCTTTCTGATGACGGGACGTACTTTTACAGCTTCttgattataaatgtggcgtcCGCAACACACCTATAAGCGAGACTCTACACGAATGCATCTATGTACTGTCATAGGATCATATCAGCTCATCGTAGGGGACTGACCCTCAGAATTGTCCCAGTATCGTATTATGATGACCTTAGGATGCGGAAGAATTTAACTGTGTTTCTAGAATATAGATTCTCAAAAGAAGTGACTTCTTAAaaattgaaagagaaactggTTGGCGAGCTAAAGCGGGGAGCGAATTCATTGACTCTAGCCTGTGAGTTTGATGTCCTCATCAAGCGGGGCGCCTTAGTTCGCTGTGGCAGAGATAGTTCCACGTTATATTGTGTTCATCTgcaaaaaaaatgtaaatatacCTGTGCAGTTCAAAGTTataatgtaataataacataagGAAATAAAGGAAGGGATTGTAGACAAACTAGAATTGAAAGCACCGATTTGCGGAGCGACTGAAATGTAAAGCTTCCGGCTGGCGGAACAACTGTAATGTAGAGGCTTCTGGCTGGCGGAGCGAGTGTAATGTAAAGCTtccggctggcggagcaactgtaatgaaaaggcttccggctggcggagcaactgtaatgcaAAGGCTCTCGGCtagcggagcaactgtaatgtaaaagCTTCCAGCTGgtggagcaactgtaatgtaaaatAAAAATCTCCGATTGGCgaagcaactgtaatgtaaagtaaAAATCTCCGATTGGCGGAGCGACTGTAATGTAAAGTAAAAAATCTCCGATTGGTGGAGCAACTGTAATGCAAAGTAAAAATCTCCGATCGGCGGAGTTGTTGATGAAGTTAGATGGCGGTCCCTGATTGGCGGGGTAATTGGCTTTGTTAGATGGTATCCTCGATTGGCGAAGTTAGTCGACGCAATTAGATGGTATCTCTGACCGGCGGAGTTAGTCGCAGTTAGATCGtatctccgattggcggagttaATCGACGCAATTAGATCGTATGTCCGATTGGCGGAGTTAGTCGCAGTTAGATTGTAAATATCCTATTGGCGGAGTTAGTCACCGTTAGATTGTATATCTCCGATTGGCAGAGTTAGTCACTGTTAGATTGCATCTCCGGTTGGCGGAGTTATTTAACGCAGTTAGAaggtagatctccgattggaGGAGTTATTATTAAGGAACGAGGCTACTATGGGGGCCTCCTATCGCTCGAATAATCGACCTTGACCCTGCTTCTGGAGATACCTGCAAATTTAAATGGAACGTTCAGAGATGAATAAGCCAAGATAACAAAATAAAATAGGAGAAGGTTATTTTGGCTCATGGTGTAGTGATGGATCTTGTGACGCCTCCACCGGAAGCTCGCTTCCATGTCGTCTTGTCCTAATTCCTATCAATCCTGtattcaaagaaaaattcttagtttgggagggggtgtTGATTTGTGTCGATCGTGGCCCTAGCCTTGTCACTTGAATCCTTTAAGCTTCTTTGGTTGGAGATCTCTGTCCAGAGACTTGGTAGGTGGAAAAATACGTAAATGCAatgtgaaagaaaagaaaatgatatGTAATGTGATGTGACCGAGCCTGACTCAGGCTGCCTATGTATCCAAATGGAATCAGGTCATACGTAGTTCGGGGTtacaaatgaaaagaaaatgatatGTAATGTGATGTGACCGAGCCTGACTCAGGCTGCCTATGTATCCAAATGGAATCAGGTCGTAACGTAGTTCAATTACAATAAAGGGTAAAATAATGCAATGACCGAGCCTGACTCAGGCTACCTACGTATCCAATCGGAATCAGGTCATGACGTAGTTCAATTACaataaaaaaaagaataataaagggaccgaatccggtggggattgcctacgtatcccaccaagggaaatcAGGTCGAATCGTAGTTCCAGTTACATGAAGATAATGTTTTTTTGGGGTTTTCTATTACAAGAGACcggacccgatgtgggttgcctacgtatcccaccgtgggAAGTCAGGTCAGCATAGTTCTGTTACAATAGGAATGCAAATTACAACGAAAAAGAAAAAACTAGCTTGGATGTCTTCAGACGTAGTACTTCTTGATCGAGTCCGAGTTGATGGGCTTCGTGCTCACTTTACCATCCATTTCTGCCAAAATCAATGCTCCTCCTGAAAGCACTCGATGGACCACGTACGGACCTTGCCAATTTGGTGCGAATTTCCCTCTAACTTCGTCCTGATGAGGAAATATTCGCTTTAAAACCAACTGCCCTGGTTCGAATTTCCTAGTCCTTACTCTCTTGTTAAATGCCTTGGACATCCTGTTCTGGTAAAGCTGACCGTGACAGACAGCGTCCATCCTTTTTTCATCAATGGGCATCAACTGTTCGTGTCTACTACGTATCCATTCTGCATCGTCTAAACCAACATCTTGGATAATCCTTAGAGACAGTATCTCTACTTCTGCGGGTATCACAACTTTGGAACCATAGACCAACATATAAGGAGTTGCTCCTGTGAATGTTCTAGCCGTGGTACGGTAACCGAGCAAAGCATATGGCAACTTTTCATGCCACTGCCTGTGACTGTCTGTTATCTTCCTCaagatcttcttgatgtttttattTGCTGCCTCGACTACTCCATTCAACTGTGGTCGATAAGCTGTGGAATTTCGGTGGGTAATCTTAAACTTTTCGCAAGTCTCTCTCATAAGATCGCTGTTGAGATTGGCTGCATTATCTGTGATAATTGACTCTGGGATCCCAAATCGGCAAACTATATTGTTGCGAACAAAACCTGCTACCACCTTCTTTGTTACTACCTTGTACGTTGAAGCTTCGACCCATTTAGTGAAATAATCGATGGCCACCAAGATGAAGCGATGCCCATTTGATGCAGGGGATTCGATAGGTCCAatcacatccatgccccaagcggcgaaCGGCCAAAGGGAGCCCATTACATTGAGCTAATTTGGGGGAACTCGAATGAAATCTCTGTGAACTTGACACTGATGACACTTTTGTACGTAGCGAATACTGTCTCTTTCCATAGTCATCCAAAAGTATCCCGCTCTCAGAATCTTCTTTGCCAAAGTGAATCCGTTCATGTGAGGTCCGCATGTCCCTGCGTGTACTTCTTCTAACAACCTCGTCGCCTCTGTGGCATCCACACATCTTAGCAATCCCAGATCTGAAGTCCTCCTATATAGGATTTCTCCATTAAGGAAGAAGTGATTTGCCATTCTCCTCAAGGTCCACTTCTGTTTGTTAGTTGCATTTTCCGGATATTCTCTCATCTCGAGCAACTTCTTACTGTCGTAGTACCATGGCTGGCCATCCAATTCCTCATCGACATGAAAACAATATGCTTGCTGATCATGTATTTCTACCTTGATAGGGTCGATGTAATTCTTGTCCAAATGTTGGATCTTTGATGACAATGTCACAAGGGCATCAACAAACTCATTTTGGATCCGTGGCACATGCTTGAAGTCAATCTCTCTGAACTGCTTGCATAATTCCTTCACGCAATGTAAGTATGGAAGAATTTTGACATTCTTGGTGGTCCATTCTCCTAGTACCTGATGAACTAATAGGTCAGAATCGCCTATTACCAGAAGTTCTTTGATGTTCATATCAACTGTCATCCTAAGCCCGAGAATGCAAGCTTCGTATTCCGCCATATTATTCGTGCAGGGAAATCTGATCTTTGCCGAGATAGGGTAGTGCTGACCCGTCTCAGAAACCAAAACTGCTCATATTCCGACTCCTTTGAAATTTGACGCTCCGTCAAAGAACATCCTCCATTCTGAATAAGGCTCTGAAATATCTTCCCCTGCGAACAATACTTCCTCATCAGGAAAATAGGATGTAAGCGGCTTGTATTCATTGTCTACAGGGTTCTCTGCAAGGTGATCCGCCAAGGCCTATCCCTTGATGGCCTTCTGAGTTATGTACACGATGTCGAACTCATTCAACAAGATCTACCATTTCGCTAATTTCCCGGTGGGCATCGGCTTTTGGAAGATGTatttgagtggatccatccttgagattAAGTACGTGGTGTACGCAGATAAGTAGTGCCTCAACTTTTGTACGATCCAAGTCAAAGCACAGCATGTGCGTTCCAACAAAGTGTACCTTGCCTCGTATGGTGTGAATTTCTTGCTTCGGTAGTAAATGGCTTGCTCCTTTTTCCCCGTCTCATCgtgttgtcccaacacacatccaaatGTACCATCCAATACGGACAGGTACAACAATAGAGGTTTTCCCGATTCTGGCGGGACCAATACGGGTGGACTGGACAAGTACTCTTTGATTCTGTCAAAGGCCTTCTGACACTCTTCTGTCCATTTTGTGGTGGCATCTTTCTTCAGCAGCTTAAATATGGGTTCACAAATCACCGTCGACTATGCGATGAATCAACTAATGTAATTGAGCCTTCCGAGGAAACTCATTACATCTTTCCTGCTCTTCGGGGGAGGAAAGTCTTGGATTGCCTTGATTTTTGAAGGATCCAACTCTATACCTCTTCTGCTAACAATGAATCCCAATAATTTCCCAGCAGGAACTCCAAACGCACATTTTGctggattcaacttcaagttgtaccTCTGCAATTGTTCAAAGAACTTCCTTAGGTCAGCCAAATGATCTGAACTCCTTCGAGAtttgataatgacatcgtccacGTAGACTTCGATCTCCTTATgaatcatatcatggaacaaagTAGTCATGGCCCTCATGTAGGTTGCACCAGCATTCTTGAGGCCAAATGGCATTACTCGGTAACAgtacactccccatggagtgATAACGCTGTCTTTTCTGCATCATCCTCATGCATCAAAATCTGATGATATCCTGCAAAGCAATCGACAAATGATtgcaactcatgctttgcacGATTATcgatgagtatgtggatgtttggaaGGGGGAAGTCGTCCTTAGGACTAgctttgttgagatcccgataatccacacATATCCTGATTTTTCCGTCCTTCTTTGGAACGGGCACAATGTTGGCCAACCAGGAAGGATAGTTTGTAACCCTTACGACATTTGCTTCTATCTGCTTAGTGACATCCTTTTTGATCGTTAAACTCAAATCGGGCTTGAACTTCCTTGGCTTTTGCTTGATCGGCGGGCAGGCGGGATCAGTTGGTAGCCTATGAGAGACGATGTCGGTGCTCAGCCCGGGTATGTCGTCGTAGGACCAAGCAAATACGTCGACATACTGCTTAAGCAATTCCAACAATTCTTGCTTCCGTTCAGCTTCTAAATGTATGCTGATCCGGGTTTCTTTCACTGTCTCGTCGTCTCCTAAGTTAACTATCTCAGTTTCCTCCAAGTTCGGTTTCTTTTGATTCTCGAGTTGCTCGATCTCTTGCGGAAGATTCTCAGGCATCATGCTTTCGTCGTATTCCTCGTAATCTTGTTCGTCGTTTGTACTTTGCTCAACGGTTTCGTTACATGTCATAATCATAGAATGAATATTTTTACTAGTTTGAGTGCTGAAAAAAACAAAAAGCGAGCATAAGTAAGATCTGatattttaatagaaaaataGAAATGAATTTTCATTAAAGAAGCATTCAATGATTTTAAAGAAAGAGGTAGATGACAAAAGAGCACAGgcatgattcaagcctcaattgatcatgctattttgaaaacaaaCTACAATTCCacactaccaagactcccggcgaaccaaGGATGGGCTGAAAGTCCAATTCTGCAAGATCTCTCCTGGTTCGACATCACGAATAGTCGGTGTCTCAGCATTTGCTTCAGTCTCCCCACAATATTCCTCGATCATTGTCACGAACAGGTTCTCCATTCCTTCTATGATATTTTCATCGACCTCCGGCATAATCATCTGACCCTAGACAGGAACTTGCTCTGGTACAAAGATCCCCTTGGTGCTGCTAGTTTCTCCAAACATAGGATCATACCCGAGCCCAAAAGTACCCTTCTGCTGCTTCAGTTGGATTGGTTCAATTATGTCATCACATTTTGGGCCTAAATCGGACTTTGGCTAGTAGCCGTACTTCAACATCTCTGACGCTACCATTTTTGCCACACTTGACATCTTCATTTCACCAGATCCCGCCATCTCATCTATTTTTACAGCTTGCATGATTTCCACAGCATGAAAGTTAGCTCCATCTAACTCTCCCATTTCTTCAATAACCGAAATAAAGCGTTCAGAATAGACGGGGTGACTAAGTTCCCCCTGAACTACGATTTGCTCCCAGCCCCATTCAAATTTCAAACACTGATGTAAAGTGGAAGGAACGGCTCCAGCCATGTGGACCCATGTTCTTCCTAACAACAAGTTGTAAGTTGACGATATGTCCATCACTTGAAAAAGGACCGGGAACTCCACGGGCCCGATCTGCAAATGTAGACAGATTTCTCCAATGACACCTCTTTGTGTCCCGTCAAAAGCTCGAACCTTCATACGACTTTCTTTCATTTCTCCCGTGTCCATCTTCAAACTTCTCAGGGTGTTGAGAGGGAAAATGTTACACCCTAAACCTCCATCGATAAGTACCCTAGATACAAATTTATCTTCGCACCTTACGGTGATCTGAAGTGCTTTGTTGTGTTCTGTTCCTTCTGGTGGAAGTTCATTATTGCGGAAAGAAATCTTGTTTGCTTCAACCATCTGCCCGATCGCTGTGGCCAATGTTTCACTCGTCGTCTCATTCGATATGTTTACTCCACTCAACACCTTAACTAAAGCATCCCTGTGGGCTTTAGAACTCATCAACAAGGACATGATCGATATCTGGGCGGGCGTCTTCTTCAACTGTTCCTCGACTGAATAATCTTTGGTTTGCATCTTCTTCCAGAATTCTGCTGCCTCGGCATCAGTAACGTTTCTCCTTTGATGGTGCTCTTTGCCTGAACTTCCTCTGTTTAAATCCTTCGGGACATAACATCTTCCTGACCTTGTCATTCCATGAGCGACTGCGGTTTCCATCATCTTAGCCTTCCCTTTCGATTGATAGTCCCATGGGACTGCCCTGGAATCATAATCGTGCTTTCTTGCTACAACAGTGGTCACCACGGATTTTGGTTGGTATGTCTGAACATTTACTAGCGCCTTCAACTATACCGTGATGATGGGAGTAGTTGGGGATATTGCGACAAATGCCTCAGTGTTTCCAACGAGCACAATGGTTCCCTTCAAGTCATATTCCTCATCAAATGATATCATATTAACCGCCCGATTTCCATGGTTTGGTAGCGGGTTGTTGTTCATATTCGAGGGTGTTGTAGTGCATTGAATTGTTCCACTCTTAATTAAAGCTTCAACTTGGTTTTTCAAACCAAAGCACTCCTTGGTGTCATGTCCCTGAATTCCTGAATGATACGCACAACGTTTGTTCCCATCAAAGTTTCAAGGAATTGGGTCAGGGATTCTCCCTTCAATTGGTTGCAAAAATCCTGCTGTCCTCAACCTTTCAAATAACTGGGCTAAGGGCTCGGCTATGGGGGTGTAGGTTCGGGTATTTCTGACTTCGGGAGTTGGGCGAGGTCTTGGGACATATGGTGGGCGGGTGCTTGGATAGGGGTGTAAGGTCTTGGAGGGTTTTGGTAAGTGGGGGCTCGTGGTGGGTTGTAATGTGGTTGGGCGTTATAAGCTGGGTATGGGACATAAAGTGCATGAGCAAAGATTTGGGGGTTCGTGGGGTATCGGCGAGATGACTCTCCTTGCCGGTAGTAAGGTGTGATATTGGATatgtcctccttcttcttcttaattccGCCGATGGAACCTAACTGTATGGCTTTGCTTACGGCTTGTAGCGCAGCCATTGATTGAATCTTTCCAgacttgattccttcttccaaaaagtctcccattttgaccaaatCCGCGAACTTTTGGCCCATTGATCCTATCATCTTTTCAAAGTAGATGCCTTCCTGAGCTCGAATGAAGTACTTGCTAAGCTCGCTTTCGTCCAATGGGGGCATAACTCGAGCAGCCTCAATTCTCCAACATCTTGCGTAATCCTGGAATGATTCAGTCGTCTTCTTTTGTATGTTGCTTAGAGAAAACCTGTCTGGTGTGATCTCATTGTTGAATTTGAAGTGATTCATGAAATCCCCAGCCATATCCTGCCAGTCGCTCCATTTGCGAGGATCTTGGCGAATATACCAAGTGAGCGCCTCTCCTGACAAACTTCTAATAAACAATTTCATCCTCAATTTCTCGTTCCTTCCTACTCCTACTAACTTGTCGCAGTAGGCCCTCAAATCTGCATGAGGATCACCTGTCCCATCAAATATATCGAACTTAGGAGGTTTGTACCCTACTGGCATGCCAATATCCGGGTGTATGCATAGATCATCATAATCCAAACTCTCACTTCCCCGAATGACTCGCATGTTCCTCATTTCTTTCCTTAGACTGTGCAGTTGGTTAATGATTGATTCATCTTCTCCTATCTTGGCATCTCTCTCCATTTCTGCATATTGATCCACCTCGAACGGGACCCCGACTGTGACAGGATCGGTAAAGGTTGGAGCCCCAGCTgcatataccggtggcacatgTTGCTCGCGGGAAGTGTCAACGTGTGCCCCTAGTATGTGCTTCACGGTGGGGTAAGTAGGTGCAGTAGTATTTTAGGTTGATGTTGGGTTTTGTGAAGTATGGGTGTAGTCGGGGACGTAAGGGGTTTGTTTATGCATATTTGGTATATTCGCAGGAGTGACCGGAGGTAGGTTGGAAAAGGAAAGGGGTATTGGAGGCGGGCGTGTAGATGGAGGGAAGTGTTCTGGAACCGGAGAATCCAAAGATGGAAAGTGAGGTGGATTTGGGAAACCAGTCACAGTGAGATGGGTCAGGTCCCGAACTTGGCGCAACTCTCCTCTTAGTTCGTCAAGTTGTTGCTTTAGCAAAGCGATCTCTTCTTCATTGCTCAGATTAATCCTCTCTGTCGAGCTTTCTGGATTTTCATTTGTTATGGAAAGGTTAGCAGTTGGATTGACTTCGTTGGTGATAGTCATTTTTCCCTTAGACCTCAAATTGTAGTGTGACTCGGCCAGTTTGAAGATCAACACAAATCAACCTCTGTTGGGGGGGGgataaaactaaaataaaaacaATTAGAAAACAAAAGGTTAGTCCAGGAAACTTTAGAACGAGTATAGTAACACATTTGATCACATAATTACGTCAAGTCGACGTGCAAACAAGCCTGTCCTAATTGTGGAGCCTCTTTTTTGCCAGAGGTAAGCCTACGTTACACAcaagttgatgatgatgatgatccttttTGACACATTCTGTgatttttttttagaccaaacaTAACTTCCATTCCAACAAAGGGTAGCTCGAGAGCTTACAAGGATAGGCCTATGGCAGCCTGAAATGATAAAACACAAAAGGGGATGGCCATAAAGGCATACAAAAGGAATGGGTCGATGGAAATTTGAAATGGAAATGCAAAGGGAGGCCACGAGGGCGTACAAAGGGATTGGGCCATACGACACTCTTTTGGAAtgtaaataaaacaaaaaaggggaaaaagaaaacAGTCTAGGGCCATGTCGGGCCGTCATTGTCATCCCTGTCATATGCTGGATCATGATCAGGCCCTGGGTCGTACTCAGGCTCTTCCTCTGGGTCTGTCTCTATCTCCCAACTTACCTCTGGGTCATACTCAGGTCCCTCCTCTATACCATGTACTGTAGGCCTTTACTCGGACTGCACCTCCGGTTCCTCCTCTGAATATCCTGCTGGAGTATACTCACGTGATTTCTCCGGATCTACCTCCATTACAAGATTACACTCTGATTCCCACTCTGGATCTTCTTCCGGATCCTCTTCCATTGGCTCATCTGGCTCTGTCGGTTCTTCTTTGGGATCCTCTTCCATGTCATCTTCCAGCTCCACCGGATCTTCCTCTTCTACCAGTTGTATCAGATGGTTTACTAAGCCCGGAACTACCTGCCTGTACATATTATTATTGACGTTCATGAAAGGCAATACCTCAACTGCAAGCCAAGCGGCTACATCATCGTCCGTGAGCCCATCGAATCCGTCCTCGGTTGGCAAAAGTGTCAGGCCTCCCACATTATACCAGGCGTAATACTCGGGTGTGCACCAACTCTCGTCACTCATACCAATTGTGATCATGTCCAACCATTCTCTTTGTAGAATTCTCACTCGTGCAACTGGAACCACCCTATCATAGTTACCTTCATGCAGTGCCATGCGGGACCAGACTGGGACATCTTGTGTAACTCCAAACTGCCTTAGGACCCTAAAAGGCGCATACGGTTGAATCCCGTCCAACCCGACCAACTCAACGAAGTATAGATTTGCAGTTCTTACCAAAGGTCTCCCTGACAGCCAGGGGTATTTCCACTGAATAGCATCTCCCGTGAGCTGAACCAAGAATGCGCGCCACTCCTCTTCTCCTGTAGGTTCAGGCTAGTACCTCATTCATTTCGTGTGGCTCTGAATTCTGCTACGAGCATCTATGCAGTAATCcatgatgggggggggggggggggggggggggcgagtaTAGAAGTGTTCCGTGGCCCATAACTGCAGCAACAGATTACACCCCTCGGAAAAGTTATGCCCTCTTGAACAACCTTAAGTATTGTGGTTGTTTAACTGAATCTAAATAAAAGGATGTAACGGGGTTAATAAGAGGGTCCCAATACTC
Above is a genomic segment from Lycium barbarum isolate Lr01 chromosome 12, ASM1917538v2, whole genome shotgun sequence containing:
- the LOC132624269 gene encoding uncharacterized protein LOC132624269; translation: MGSLWPFAAWGMDVIGPIESPASNGHRFILVAIDYFTKWVEASTYKVVTKKVVAGFVRNNIVCRFGIPESIITDNAANLNSDLMRETCEKFKITHRNSTAYRPQLNGVVEAANKNIKKILRKITDSHRQWHEKLPYALLGYRTTARTFTGATPYMLVYGSKVVIPAEVEILSLRIIQDVGLDDAEWIRSRHEQLMPIDEKRMDAVCHGQLYQNRMSKAFNKRVRTRKFEPGQLVLKRIFPHQDEVRGKFAPNWQGPYVVHRVLSGGALILAEMDGKVSTKPINSDSIKKYYV